TTGCTGGAACAGCGCGCGCTCGCGGGCCAGGCCCTCGCGCAGCGGGAGCTGGATGGCTGCTTCCACGGCGTCGATGCAGCGCTGCGGGGAGAACTGGCCGGGCAGGCGTTTCTGCGCCTCGCCGCGCTTGTGGGCGATCAGCTCGGCGAGGCCGTCCTCTCGCACCCGCTCGTTGCGCTCGCCGGTACGGCGCGGGCCGAGTTGCCTGTCGAGCAGGCGCTGGGCGAAGGCAAGGCCGGCCTCGACCAGGTCGCCGTCGAACAGTTCGTCGACAATGGCGCTATCGAGGGCTTCACCTGCGCGGATCGGCGCGCCGGAGACGATCATGTCGAGGGCCTTTTCCACGCCGGCCAGGCGCGGCAGGCGCTGCGTGCCGCCAGCGCCCGGCAGCAGGCCAAGCTTCACTTCCGGCAGGCCGACCTGGGCGTCGCGCCGGGCGATGCGGTAGTGGCAGGCCAGCGCGACTTCCAGGCCACCGCCCAGGGCGGTGCCGTGGATCACCGCGACGCTGGGCTTGCTGGCGCTTTCGATCACGTCGACCACTTCGGGCAGGGACGGCGCCTGGGGCGGCTTGCCGAACTCGCGGATATCGGCGCCGGCCATGAAGGTGCGCCCGGCGCAGACCAGCACCACCGCGCGCACCTGTGGATCGGCCTCGGCCTGCCTGAAGGCGGCGAGCAACCCGGCGCGGACGGCATGTCCGAGGGCGTTCACCGGTGGGTTGTCGACCGTTACCAGGGCAATCTCGCCCCGGCGTTCGAGCTGTACCGCTTCTGACATCTCGTGCTCCGTCTTGATTTTGTTCTATTAACGGAATGTTATTTCGCTGTGCAGAATACGATGGCGTTTTTTGCTTGTCGATAGCAAGGGGCTCGTCGTTTCCCTTGAGCAAACAAAAACGCCATCCCCGCTACCAGGGATGGCGTGAAGGCCCCGGCCCCCCCAGCCCGGGGAAAGGAGCACAGGGCTTACTTGGCCCAGCGGCGCAGATCGGACGGCGTGTAGTCGCTCAGTTTGGCGTGCTGGCCGGTTTTCAGGCCGCTGTTTTCCTCGTTCATCAGGCCGTTGACGAAGTAGCGCCCGCTGATGAGGTCATAGGCCGCCGCCAGCGCTTCGAAGGTGAACTGCTTGTCGTAGTACGGCATGGCGTGGGACTGGTAGTTGCGCCACAGCTCGCCACGGCTGTCGTACAGCTCGCCGAGCAGGATGTTCCAGCTGTCCTCGTCGAGGTAGTAGCGGCGCTTGCTGTAGATGTGCCGCGCACCGGGCTTGAGGGTGGCTTCGACGACCCACACGCGGTGCTTCTCGAAGCGCGCGAGGTCCGGGTTGATGTGGCCGGTCTTGAGGATGTCGGCGTACTTCACCGAGCGGTCGTAGAGGCGGAAGCTGTTGTAGGGGACGAACAGTTCCTGCTTGCCGACCAGTTTCCAGTCGTAGCGGTCCGGCGCGCCGTTGAAACCGTCCAGGCTGTCGGCGGTGATCATGCCGTCGCTGTAGCGCGCGCTGTTGTCGTAGGCGATCAGCGGTGCGCGGCGCACGCGGCGTTGGCCGGGGATGTACTGCCAGGCCGCGCGCGGCTCGGCCACCTGGTCGATCGGTTCGTGGGTCAGCACCGCTTCGCCGGAGAGGCGCGCCGGCTCCAGTACGCGGGTCTTGAACATGTACAGCAGGTTGGCACCCTGGGGCAGGTCGTCGAGGGTCTCGGCGTAGTTCATGTCGGTCTGCGAGCGGACCAGGCTGTAGACGCCGTTCTCCTTGACGTTGGCCGAGCTGAAGGTGCGTTCGATGCTGCCGCCGCGGTAGCGGGTGACGTGGTTCCAGATCGCCTCGACGCCCTCTTTGGGCAGCGGGAACGGCACGCCACGGTGGTAATTGAGCACACCGCTGCCGCCATCGGCGAGCCTGGTGTTGCTGGCGTTGCGAATGGTCTCGGCGCTGATTTCCTCGGGCAGGCGCGCGCTGCGATGGCTGGGGTAGACGCTGATCTTGTAGGAGTTCGGGTAACGCTTGAGCATGGCCTGCTCGCCGGGGCTGAGCCACTGGCCGTACTGGGCGGCATTGGCCGGGGTGATGGTGAACAGCGGCTTTTCGGCGGCGTAGGGGTTGGCGTAGCCACCCTTGGCGTCGACCTGGCCGGCGTCCGGCTTGAGGCCGCCATCCCAGGCGGGGATGCTGCCGTCGGCGTTGCCGGCTTTCTCGGCGCCCACCGGCGTCAGGCTGGCGCCGAGGTCGGCGGGAGTGTTGGCATGGGCGCTGAACGCCAGGCCCAGGGCCAGTGCCAGGGCGGAGATTTTTGCAAGTTGCATGGGGCGGTTCCTCAGAAGTCGACCTTGGCGCTGACGCTGTAGAAGTCGCGGTCGTCGAGCGTGCTGTACTTGTTGCTGCCGAAGAAGTTGTTGTAGCCAAACTCCAGGCTGTAATCGTTCAGGTAGCTGAACGCGAGGGACAGGCCGACGGCTTTCTGGCCTTCCTGGAACGGGCCGCCCGGGTCGTAGGAGTAGCCCTCCACGTCATGGCGGAAGTTCACGCTGGGCAGCATGTTCACGCCCGGCAGCACATCGCTGTACTCCAGCCCCGCACGCAGGCGGTAGCCCCAGGACCAGGGCGTGGAGAAACCGTCGTCGGTGCAGTAGCGGTTGGTCACACCGCTGGCCGCGGTGTTGCACTTACTGCCGTTGAGTGGCGCGCTGCGGCCGAAGGCGGCGTTGCGGCCCAGGCGTTCGTCGCCGATGTCGCTGATGTGCACCACGCCGGCTTCGCCGAGCAGGGTCAGGCGGGTCGCGCCGAGCACGTTGTCGATGATCTGCGTGGCCGAGGTGGTCATCTGCCAGACCTGCTTGCGCTCCCAGCCGTCCAGCGTCTTGCCGGTGGTGGAGGCGTTGGCGGGAACGTCGGTGATCGAAGAGCTGCCCGAAGGGCCGGTGATCATTGCCACGTTCATGTCCGGGCCGTTCAGCGCCACCGGCATGTTCGGCCGGAAGCTCAGTTCCGCCGCCAGCGCGGTCCCCCAGCCGGGCAGCGCACCGTTGATGCTCATGCCGTAGAGGTGGATGTTCTCCGGGAAGGCCGCGGCATACACCGGCCCCTGTACACGGCCGATGGGGAAGCTGCCGGGTTTGCTGACGTCACGGGCGGTGAGCTGGAGATAGGGCAGGCGCGCGTGGTAGTTCACGTAGTAGAAGGCCGCCTCGGCATCGTTCAGCGAACTGATCAGGGTGCGCAGCGCCAGGCCCCACTGGCCCTGGTCGGACGGGTCCTGGTCGTCGCCGTGGGAGGCATACAGGCCGCTGGCCTGCATCTGCGTGTCGGTCTGTACCTGGCTCAGGTACAGCGGCCCGCAGCCAGGCTGGATGGCGTCGCTGGTGGCGAAGAAGGTGCCGCAGCCGTCGAGCACGCTGGGCCGCCAGTTGTACTGGTAGAAGCCCTCCAGGTTCACCTTGTCGGTCAGGCCGAGGTTGAACGAGAACATCTCGACCGGCAGTTGGCCTTCCTTGATGTCCACGCCGGGTTTGTTGAAGGCGCTGTAGTCCAGCGGGTTGATCACGTTGATGCCGTTCTGGATCAGGATCGCCTCGCCCCAGGACAGCACCTGCTTGCCGACCTTCAGGTTGAGCGGATGCTCGTTCACATCGAAGTCCTTCCACACGTAGGCATCGAGCGTGTCGAAGCCGTGGAAGCGCGACAGCGTCGGCCAGCCGGAGTCATCGAAGTCCTTGAAGCGGCCGTCGCCAGTCTCGTAGGCGTGGTCGTACCAGTACTTGAAGCGGATGAAGGCGCCCTGCCCCTGGCCGTCCAGGCTGAAGTCGGTGAGACCCTTGTACATCTGCGAGATGGGGTCGCCCTTCTTGAAGTTCAGGCGGTTGTCGTCGGCGCTCACGCTGGTGCCGTCTGCATTGGTGATGTGCTGGGCCTGGACCGCGTTGGCGTGGGTCATCATGTGGCGGTCCGGGTCCTGGGCGGCCCAGCTCGCACCCAGGCTGAGGGTGGTCTTGGTCGACAGGCTCCAGTCGTCGTTGAGGTCGAAGGTGGTGCCCTGCGCCTGGCCGGCCAGACCGGTTGCGAGGGACAGCAGGAGAGGTGCGGCGATGCGCGATTGGCGACGCCCCGCTGGCAGAGCGGGGACAGTGGCCGGATGGATTCTTGTCATTATTGGCTCCGGATGGGTTGTGCAGCGGGCCAACCATGACGGGCGTCCGCTTCAACCTCGCAAGCCGGGAACGACAAAAACCGATCATCCGCCGCAACGGCGGCTCAGGAGTGGCCCAGGCGGAACTGCTTGGGCGTGATGCCAAAGCGCTTGCGGAAGGCGCGGATGAAGTTGCCGGCCTGGCGGTAACCGATACGTTCGGCAATGCGCTCGATTGGCTGGTCGGAGGAGCGCAACCAGATGCGCGCCAGGCTCAGGCCGTCGCCCTCCACTCCTGCCTCCGCGCTGCCCCACTGGTGGCGCAGGCTCTGGTAGAGGAACTCGTTGGCGCCGTACAGCGGGCGTTGCAGGGCCGCCGATGGCAGGAGCAGATAGGGCGTTTCGCTGCGCCGCCAGGCCACGCTCCACTGCTGCAGCAGGTCGCCGCAATGCTGGCGCGGCGCGATGCCGGCCTCGACGAACAGCGCGGCGGGCGGCAGGCCGAGGCGCCGGGCGATGTTGCGCGCCAGGGTCAGCACGGCGGCATCGGGGCCGAAGTGGTGCAGCTCCGGCCACACCAGTTGCAGCGTCAGCCGAGCGTGGTGGCCATCGTCCTCCAGGCGTGCCTCGACGCAGTTGGTGACGCTGGGCAGGTGTTGGCAGAACGCCGCGAGGCTGTCGCCCAGGGTCGGAGCGGAGTCCAGCAGGATGTTCAGGCCCTGCAGGCAATGTGTCGCCATGCCGTTGACCATCTCGCAGCCGAAGTGCGGGTTGCCGCTGGCCCGTTCGCATTCGTTCCACAGGCGCTCCACCTGCTCGACCGGCACGCGCCCACGATGATCCGCCAGCAGCGCCTCGCCAATGCCGGCGCGGCGACGCAATTCGGTCGCGCCCAGGCCGAGTTGGCGGGCGTGCAGCAGGATGGTGCTGGCAAAGGCGCTGGATGTGAACATCAGGTGCGACATGACGGCAGACCGACTCAGGGAACGGTTTACTACATCAGCTCGCTCTGCTATCCATCAAATTCATTTGCCTCAATAAGTTGATGCGCGAGACGCATAATGGAGCTCAGACAGCTCAAGCACCTGATGGCCCTTGCCGACTTCCAGAACTTCCAGCGCGCCGCGGATGCCGTTGGCCTCAGCCAGTCGGCGCTGAGTCGCAGTATCCAGGCCCTGGAGCGCGACCTGGACTGCGCGCTGGTGGACCGCCAGAGCCGCGAATTCCGCCTCACCGGCCAGGGTGAGCTGGTGCTCCAGCACGCGCGCCGTCTGCTCGCCGGCACCCACTCGCTGCGCAACGAGCTGGCGCAGTACAACGGCCTGAATGCCGGTGAGCTGCGCTTCGGCTGCGGCCCCTACCCCGCCCAGTTGCTGGTGCCCGAGGCGATGGCCGATTTCATTCGCGCGCACCCGGCCATTGACGTCGGCTTCCTGATGGGCGACTGGGAACAGATGGCTCAGTTGCTCCGGGAGGAACAGGTGGAATTCTTCATTGGCGATGCGCGCAATTTCGCCGGCGATCCCGATTACCAGGTGCGCTGGATGGACCTGCGCCCGGGGCGCTTCTTCTGCCGCCCGGGCCACCCGCTGGCGCAGCTCGGGCCGCTGCCCCTGGCCACGCTGCTCGACTATCCGCGCGTTGGCACGCGCATTCCGCCGCCGCTGCGCAAGGTGCTGGCGGAGGTGATTGGCGAGCGTGATTTCCACATGAACGTCGAGTGCGCGCAGTTCGCCGCGATCCTGCACATCGTCGCCCGCTCCGATGCGGTCGGCCTGGCCGCTGTGGAGGCGCTGCACGACCCGGTGCAGCGTGACGAGGTGGCGTTGCTGCAGATTTCCGACATCCCTCAGGATCGCCCTGAATTGCGCCTGCACTACGGCATCGTCAGCCGCGCCGGTTACGGGCTTTCGCCCGCGGCACAGGCGATGGTCGATGCGATCTTCGCGGCCGACCGGCGCCTGCCGCGCGAGCTGTTGCCCTAGCCTGCGCACTACGCTCCGGCGCTGCGCCGGGTGGTGCGCACCAGGCCGGCGAACGTCTGCTGGACCTGGCGGATCGCGCGCTCCACGGCCTGTTCGAAGCGGTAGCGGCTCTCCACGTAGAGGCACAGTTCCAGGCGTAGCGGTTGCTCCAGCGGCAATGGGCAGTGCTGCAATCCCAGCACCTGGGCGACGCGGCCGGGCAGT
The Pseudomonas triclosanedens DNA segment above includes these coding regions:
- a CDS encoding DUF1329 domain-containing protein — encoded protein: MQLAKISALALALGLAFSAHANTPADLGASLTPVGAEKAGNADGSIPAWDGGLKPDAGQVDAKGGYANPYAAEKPLFTITPANAAQYGQWLSPGEQAMLKRYPNSYKISVYPSHRSARLPEEISAETIRNASNTRLADGGSGVLNYHRGVPFPLPKEGVEAIWNHVTRYRGGSIERTFSSANVKENGVYSLVRSQTDMNYAETLDDLPQGANLLYMFKTRVLEPARLSGEAVLTHEPIDQVAEPRAAWQYIPGQRRVRRAPLIAYDNSARYSDGMITADSLDGFNGAPDRYDWKLVGKQELFVPYNSFRLYDRSVKYADILKTGHINPDLARFEKHRVWVVEATLKPGARHIYSKRRYYLDEDSWNILLGELYDSRGELWRNYQSHAMPYYDKQFTFEALAAAYDLISGRYFVNGLMNEENSGLKTGQHAKLSDYTPSDLRRWAK
- a CDS encoding DUF1302 domain-containing protein, with the protein product MTRIHPATVPALPAGRRQSRIAAPLLLSLATGLAGQAQGTTFDLNDDWSLSTKTTLSLGASWAAQDPDRHMMTHANAVQAQHITNADGTSVSADDNRLNFKKGDPISQMYKGLTDFSLDGQGQGAFIRFKYWYDHAYETGDGRFKDFDDSGWPTLSRFHGFDTLDAYVWKDFDVNEHPLNLKVGKQVLSWGEAILIQNGINVINPLDYSAFNKPGVDIKEGQLPVEMFSFNLGLTDKVNLEGFYQYNWRPSVLDGCGTFFATSDAIQPGCGPLYLSQVQTDTQMQASGLYASHGDDQDPSDQGQWGLALRTLISSLNDAEAAFYYVNYHARLPYLQLTARDVSKPGSFPIGRVQGPVYAAAFPENIHLYGMSINGALPGWGTALAAELSFRPNMPVALNGPDMNVAMITGPSGSSSITDVPANASTTGKTLDGWERKQVWQMTTSATQIIDNVLGATRLTLLGEAGVVHISDIGDERLGRNAAFGRSAPLNGSKCNTAASGVTNRYCTDDGFSTPWSWGYRLRAGLEYSDVLPGVNMLPSVNFRHDVEGYSYDPGGPFQEGQKAVGLSLAFSYLNDYSLEFGYNNFFGSNKYSTLDDRDFYSVSAKVDF
- a CDS encoding AraC family transcriptional regulator ligand-binding domain-containing protein encodes the protein MSHLMFTSSAFASTILLHARQLGLGATELRRRAGIGEALLADHRGRVPVEQVERLWNECERASGNPHFGCEMVNGMATHCLQGLNILLDSAPTLGDSLAAFCQHLPSVTNCVEARLEDDGHHARLTLQLVWPELHHFGPDAAVLTLARNIARRLGLPPAALFVEAGIAPRQHCGDLLQQWSVAWRRSETPYLLLPSAALQRPLYGANEFLYQSLRHQWGSAEAGVEGDGLSLARIWLRSSDQPIERIAERIGYRQAGNFIRAFRKRFGITPKQFRLGHS
- a CDS encoding LysR family transcriptional regulator gives rise to the protein MELRQLKHLMALADFQNFQRAADAVGLSQSALSRSIQALERDLDCALVDRQSREFRLTGQGELVLQHARRLLAGTHSLRNELAQYNGLNAGELRFGCGPYPAQLLVPEAMADFIRAHPAIDVGFLMGDWEQMAQLLREEQVEFFIGDARNFAGDPDYQVRWMDLRPGRFFCRPGHPLAQLGPLPLATLLDYPRVGTRIPPPLRKVLAEVIGERDFHMNVECAQFAAILHIVARSDAVGLAAVEALHDPVQRDEVALLQISDIPQDRPELRLHYGIVSRAGYGLSPAAQAMVDAIFAADRRLPRELLP